The following are encoded together in the Acidobacteriota bacterium genome:
- a CDS encoding PQQ-like beta-propeller repeat protein produces MTKTRKRSRFLSFLKWTGISVAALAGLALVLNLTTGMHLQISGGLMPQLDFHHEGRHYRAIETHRDRAEAPGLAQAAESEPAAEEPSPDSWPYYRGLHMDGRYPQPINTDWPNEGPPELWRIPVGGGYASFVAGDGLAYTIEQRREQEVVAAYDLQTGVERWNASWDARFEESMGGDGPRATPALYEGTLVALGATGELQAFDAATGASIWRTNVLEDSGAANLTWGMAASPAILDGAVLTAPGGPNGAVIAYELDTGAIRWRALDAAGAYTAPAVFTLDGLSQIVLIGADQVVALATDGSGTYWSRPWATMNGINAAQPVQVAPNRIFVSSGYGHGAAVLEVDADLEANTASVKEIWFNNRMKNTFSTSVFHDGYVYGLDNGILACVDAETGDRMWKGGRYGHGQLLLASGHLLITTERGQLVLVRATPESHQEVAALPAVSGRTWNNPAIAEGILLVRNDREAVAFDIRPQT; encoded by the coding sequence ATGACCAAGACCAGGAAACGAAGCCGCTTCCTCTCCTTCCTGAAGTGGACCGGTATCTCCGTGGCCGCGCTCGCCGGCCTGGCGCTGGTACTGAACCTGACGACGGGGATGCACCTTCAGATCTCGGGCGGTTTGATGCCGCAACTCGACTTTCACCACGAGGGACGGCACTACCGCGCGATCGAGACGCACCGGGACCGCGCCGAAGCGCCTGGCCTCGCCCAGGCCGCCGAGTCGGAGCCAGCCGCCGAAGAGCCGTCGCCTGACTCCTGGCCCTACTACCGTGGCCTCCACATGGACGGCCGCTATCCCCAGCCGATCAACACGGACTGGCCAAACGAAGGCCCGCCGGAGCTCTGGCGCATCCCGGTCGGCGGCGGCTACGCATCCTTCGTGGCCGGAGACGGCCTCGCGTACACGATCGAGCAGCGGCGGGAACAGGAAGTGGTCGCCGCCTACGACCTGCAGACCGGCGTGGAACGCTGGAACGCGAGTTGGGACGCCCGTTTCGAGGAGAGCATGGGCGGCGACGGCCCACGCGCCACGCCGGCCCTGTATGAGGGCACCCTGGTCGCGCTCGGCGCCACCGGCGAACTCCAGGCGTTCGACGCCGCGACCGGAGCTTCGATCTGGCGCACGAACGTTCTCGAGGACTCAGGCGCGGCGAACCTGACCTGGGGAATGGCGGCCTCCCCGGCGATTCTGGACGGAGCGGTCCTCACCGCGCCCGGCGGTCCCAACGGGGCCGTGATCGCCTACGAGCTCGACACCGGAGCGATTCGCTGGCGGGCGCTCGACGCCGCAGGCGCCTACACCGCGCCCGCGGTCTTCACCCTGGACGGCCTTTCCCAGATCGTCCTGATCGGCGCCGATCAGGTGGTCGCGCTCGCCACGGACGGCAGCGGGACGTACTGGAGCCGGCCCTGGGCAACGATGAACGGCATCAACGCCGCGCAGCCCGTCCAGGTGGCGCCGAACCGCATCTTCGTGTCGTCCGGCTACGGCCACGGCGCCGCGGTGCTCGAAGTCGACGCCGACCTCGAAGCGAACACCGCGTCGGTGAAGGAGATCTGGTTCAACAACCGGATGAAGAACACCTTCTCGACCTCCGTCTTCCACGACGGCTACGTCTACGGGCTGGACAACGGCATCCTCGCCTGCGTCGACGCCGAAACTGGCGACCGCATGTGGAAGGGCGGCCGCTACGGCCACGGCCAGCTTCTGCTCGCCTCAGGCCACCTGCTGATCACCACGGAACGGGGTCAGCTCGTCCTGGTGCGCGCCACGCCGGAAAGCCACCAGGAGGTTGCCGCGCTGCCCGCCGTCTCCGGACGCACCTGGAACAACCCGGCGATCGCCGAGGGAATCCTGCTGGTGCGCAACGACCGCGAAGCCGTGGCGTTCGACATTCGGCCGCAGACGTAG
- a CDS encoding Rieske (2Fe-2S) protein produces MKYVVAEASEIESGDRKIVTVAGRSIGVFNLDGEFFALRNRCPHQGGKLCEGKLWGVIRSDLPGDFEYRPSREILCCPWHGWEFHVRTGQSWCAPERLRVRRYEVETVAGEEIAEAADTEAAQPDDPDAPAPGMVKGPYTAETYAVTREGEYLVVDIPG; encoded by the coding sequence ATGAAGTACGTCGTCGCCGAGGCGTCCGAGATCGAATCGGGCGACCGCAAGATCGTGACCGTCGCCGGCCGGTCGATCGGCGTCTTCAACCTGGACGGCGAGTTCTTCGCGCTCCGTAATCGCTGCCCGCACCAGGGCGGGAAGCTCTGCGAGGGCAAGCTCTGGGGTGTGATCCGTTCCGACCTTCCCGGCGATTTCGAGTACCGCCCGAGCCGCGAGATCCTCTGTTGCCCCTGGCACGGCTGGGAGTTCCACGTCCGCACCGGCCAGTCCTGGTGCGCGCCCGAGCGGCTGAGAGTGCGCCGCTACGAGGTCGAGACCGTCGCCGGCGAGGAGATCGCCGAGGCTGCCGATACCGAGGCGGCGCAGCCCGACGATCCCGACGCCCCGGCCCCAGGGATGGTCAAGGGTCCGTACACCGCCGAGACCTACGCGGTCACACGCGAGGGCGAGTACCTGGTGGTCGACATCCCCGGGTAG
- a CDS encoding acyl-CoA dehydrogenase family protein — translation MKAPTVHLRFSPAVLPEAAENLRSEVRELLEETRAGGVWLPEGLSWWGRNPALSRALGDAGFIGMTWPRQYGGSERSYLERYVVTEELLAACAPTAFHWFADRQIGPSILRYGTEEQKQRFLPPIARGELSFAVGMSEPDSGSDLASIRTRAERTDGGWRLNGSKIWTSYAHEAEYCVALVRTEPKSDKRHAGMSQVIIDLKNSDGITVRPIIDLPGRHDFNEVFFEDTFVPDDCLLGNPGDGWEQVTSELAYERSGPERFLTNFHLLRALVDALDGSASRAARREVGLLVSRLWVLRAASVSVAAALEAGEAPNVESALVKDLGTNFQQEVPEIVRRVVADEGVADEVVLDILRQVVLAAPSYTIQGGATEILRGIVARGLRLR, via the coding sequence GTGAAGGCCCCCACGGTCCATCTCCGCTTCTCGCCCGCGGTCCTGCCGGAAGCGGCCGAGAACCTCCGTTCCGAGGTTCGGGAGCTACTCGAAGAAACGCGCGCCGGGGGCGTCTGGTTACCGGAGGGACTCTCCTGGTGGGGTCGCAACCCGGCGCTCAGCCGCGCGCTCGGCGACGCGGGCTTCATCGGCATGACGTGGCCGCGCCAGTACGGCGGATCGGAGCGGAGTTACCTGGAGCGCTACGTCGTGACAGAGGAGCTGCTGGCAGCCTGTGCGCCGACCGCGTTTCACTGGTTCGCCGACCGCCAGATCGGCCCAAGCATCCTGCGCTACGGCACCGAGGAGCAGAAGCAGCGTTTCCTGCCGCCGATCGCCCGTGGCGAGCTGTCTTTTGCGGTCGGCATGAGCGAGCCCGACTCCGGTTCCGATCTGGCCTCGATCCGCACCCGGGCCGAGCGCACGGACGGCGGCTGGCGGCTCAACGGCTCGAAGATCTGGACCTCCTACGCGCACGAGGCCGAGTACTGCGTCGCCCTGGTGCGCACGGAACCGAAGTCGGACAAGCGGCACGCCGGCATGAGCCAGGTCATCATCGATCTGAAGAACTCGGACGGGATCACGGTGCGTCCGATCATCGACCTCCCGGGCCGCCACGACTTCAACGAGGTTTTCTTCGAGGACACCTTCGTGCCGGACGACTGCCTGCTGGGCAATCCCGGGGACGGCTGGGAACAGGTGACGTCCGAGCTGGCCTACGAACGGAGCGGTCCGGAGCGCTTCCTGACGAACTTCCATCTGCTGCGCGCACTGGTCGACGCGCTGGATGGGAGCGCGTCGCGGGCGGCGCGGCGCGAGGTCGGGCTACTCGTCAGCCGGCTCTGGGTGCTTCGAGCCGCCTCGGTTTCGGTTGCCGCGGCTCTTGAGGCCGGCGAGGCGCCGAACGTGGAGTCGGCCCTGGTCAAGGACCTGGGCACCAACTTCCAGCAGGAAGTACCGGAGATCGTCCGCCGCGTCGTGGCTGATGAAGGGGTTGCCGACGAGGTGGTCCTCGACATCCTGCGTCAGGTCGTCCTGGCCGCGCCCTCGTACACGATCCAGGGCGGCGCGACGGAGATCCTCCGCGGCATCGTCGCCCGGGGACTGAGGCTGCGATGA
- a CDS encoding acyl-CoA/acyl-ACP dehydrogenase gives MSEMRQLLLDTAVRLFEAASADEVFEAVEEGRFPENHWRAIEDNGLVDMLLPEEAGGAGVDFGDAMAVARTAGAFALPLPLVETMIGRWLLSGAGLAAPAGPLGMVTAAGRLEVPWPDNISALVVSGATDRVGWVAAGEVESERGTNSAGEPVGRLREPPPIPPGQSGDVSSEPSPSTVMAVARSAMIAGAMERILDLTIEHVQGRVQFGRPLARFQAVQQLMAIMASHAAVVGVASDTAVLAVESTHGEGDRNAAFVVACAKARASEACYEVTRIAHQLHGAIGYTREHDLHRFTRRLWAWRDADGDEGYWQQRVGEMAIRSGGAGLWPLLVEARSAALER, from the coding sequence ATGAGCGAGATGCGGCAGCTCCTCCTGGACACGGCGGTGCGCCTGTTCGAGGCGGCGTCGGCGGACGAAGTCTTCGAGGCGGTCGAGGAAGGCCGTTTCCCGGAGAACCACTGGCGGGCGATCGAGGACAACGGCCTGGTCGACATGCTCCTGCCCGAAGAAGCCGGGGGCGCCGGCGTCGACTTCGGCGACGCGATGGCGGTAGCGCGGACCGCCGGCGCCTTCGCGCTGCCGTTGCCCCTTGTCGAGACGATGATCGGCCGATGGCTGCTCTCGGGCGCCGGACTCGCGGCGCCCGCGGGTCCGCTGGGAATGGTGACGGCCGCGGGCCGACTCGAGGTGCCCTGGCCGGACAACATCTCGGCGCTGGTCGTGTCGGGCGCTACGGACCGCGTCGGCTGGGTCGCCGCCGGCGAAGTCGAGTCCGAGCGCGGCACGAACAGTGCCGGTGAACCGGTGGGGCGATTGCGGGAGCCACCGCCGATCCCTCCGGGACAGTCGGGCGACGTGAGTTCGGAACCGTCTCCCTCCACCGTGATGGCGGTCGCCCGTAGCGCGATGATCGCCGGCGCCATGGAGCGCATCCTCGATCTGACGATCGAGCACGTTCAGGGACGGGTCCAGTTCGGGCGGCCGCTGGCCCGCTTCCAGGCAGTGCAACAGTTGATGGCGATCATGGCCAGCCATGCGGCTGTGGTGGGCGTCGCCTCGGATACGGCAGTTCTGGCGGTCGAGTCGACTCACGGGGAGGGGGACAGGAACGCCGCGTTCGTCGTAGCCTGTGCCAAGGCCCGCGCCAGCGAAGCCTGCTATGAGGTTACCCGTATCGCGCACCAGCTCCACGGCGCGATCGGCTACACGCGCGAGCACGACCTGCACCGCTTCACCCGCCGGCTCTGGGCCTGGCGCGACGCCGACGGGGACGAGGGCTACTGGCAGCAGCGGGTCGGCGAGATGGCGATTCGCTCCGGTGGGGCCGGCCTGTGGCCGCTGCTCGTCGAGGCGCGGTCTGCAGCGCTGGAGCGATAG